GGTGGGTCGCATCAGGTGGCTGCATCCGTTAGTGGCAGCGATGCGCAGGCACTTATTCAGTCCGCAGCACAGGCCTTCGATCACGGTGTAGTTATTACTTCAAGTATCGCTGCCGTCCTGTCATTGGTAGCTGCAATTCTCGTATTTCGCGTCATCAAACCCGTAATTCGGTAAACTCAACGAACCTCTTACCCAAATTTTTGATTAATTGGTTCAAAGTTATTCATTTGTTGACGGCAAACACGTAGGCTAGGCAGTGTAGTTCCAAAGTAATTCGCGAAGTACCCGTTAGAAGTTTGTGAATGTCGAACCACCTCGGTTGACGCGAGCCCCTTCTAGACGTGAAGTGAATGACTTGGCTGCTTCGCAGGATAAGTTTTCCTCACGGAATTCTGACCTTGCGTAGATTACAACCAAGCTCGCCATAACATTTGGCGAGGAACGTCTGAAAGGACCAAAAAGAAATATGGCAACCGGAATCGTAAAGTGGTTCAACGCTGAAAAGGGCTTCGGCTTCATCGCTCCAGACAGCGGAGACCCAGATGTCTTCGCTCACTTCACCGCCATCCAGACCCAGGGTTTCCGCACCCTGGATGAGGGCCAGAAGGTTGAGTTTGAAGTTGTAGAGGGTCCAAAGGGTCTGCAGGCTGCAGACATCCGCGCTCTCTAAAGAAGGTCTTTGGCTAACGCCTGACTTTTCGAAGATGGTCACCCAAACAGTGGGTGACCATCTTTTTTATTAATCCGATCACGTCCGGAATACTTCATTGCACGCGCTGGTTACATTAACCGTGAAGCTTTCTATTTTGGATCTTGCCCCGGTCGCTCCCGGGCAAAGCATTTCCGACTCTTTCAAGTCCTCCGTCCGCCTGGCACAAACTGCTGAGCGTCATGGGTACGAGCGCGTCTGGTACGCCGAGCACCACAACATGCCGACCATCGCCTCTAGCGCTACCTCACTGGTGATCAGCCACGTAGCCCACCACACCGAAACCATTCGCTTGGGTTCCGGCGGCGTCATGCTGCCCAACCACTCGCCACTGGTCATCGCGGAGCAGTTCGGTACCCTGGCCACCATTTACGGAGACCGCATCGATTTAGGTTTGGGTCGTGCACCGGGCACCGACATGACCACCCTGCGCGCACTGCGTCGTGATCCTTCGGCAGCTGACTCTTTCCCACATGATGTTTTGGAACTACAGGCCTACCTCGCTGGTGAATCACGGGTACCCACCGTCCAGGCCACTCCGGGCGCTGGAACCAATGTCCCGCTGTACATTTTGGGTTCCTCCCTCTTCGGTGCGAAGCTAGCGGCCCAGTTGGGCCTGCCATATTCCTTCGCCTCGCACTTTGCGCCAGCTGCGTTGCATGAAGCAATCCGCGTCTATCGCGACGAATTCACCCCATCAGATCAGCTTTCGGAGCCTTATGTGATTGCTGGCGTGGGTGTAGCTGCGGCAGAAACTGCTGAAAAGGCTCATGAGGTCTTCAACGTTGCCAAGCGTCACCGCGTGGCGAGCTTCTTGGGACGCAACGCCAAGAAGGAATTCACTGAAGCAGAAGTCGATATGCTCATGGATACACCACAGGCAGAGCAGATCCTCGACATGATGCGTTACACCGCAGTGGGTACTGGAGAACAGGTGGCCGAATATCTGCAGCACTTCGCCACCGCGGCGCAGGCAGATGAGCTCATCACCATCCACTACCCTACGCAGGAAGAAGACCGCCTGAATTCGGTCATGATCACCGCTGAAGCCAGCGCACTGGCAACGGCTAAGTAAGTACGTCTTTAAAGCATTTGGTGCTCCCAGCAATTGCCGGGAGCACCAAATGCTTTAACGTTAGTTTGTGGTTCGCTGGGAAATCATAGCCCACAAGCCCAGACCCAGGGCTAAGAGAGAACAGCAGATGGCAAAGACCAAGATGCTGATTTCCTGACCGAAGACTCCCACGGCCCAGCCCAAGGCAATCACGGGAACTGCACTGCCCAGATAGGTCACCAGATAAATGGTTGATACGGTCTGCGCATGTTGACGATCGCTGACCGCGTCAACGGCGGTGGCAAAGGCGGTCCGGAAGCTCATCCCCTGTCCTAGACCGACAAGCACCAAAGCGAGCAAGGCGAGGATCAAGATTTCATGTTCAGCGGCTACCGCCAACAAAACGGTTGAGATTGCCATCAGCGCCAAGCCGATAGGCAAGAGGTTTGCTCCACCACGCACAACAACTTGCGACAGAGCCGAGACGCCCAAGGGAAGTCCGGCAATAAGTCCAATGACCCATAACGAGTTCAGCCCAAAGGTTTCCGCAAAATAACCCGGGGCCAGCGAGAGCACAAAGCCGAAGATGGCAAAGCTCAAGAAACCTACCAGCGCGGCCAACCAGAATTGTGAACGAGCGGTACTGGGAATCCCTAGACGACGCGGGGCCAAGGCCTTACCGCGCTGACCGCGTTCGGCCATCGCAATGGCAGGTCGCGCCTGGAGGGTAACCAGCGGAATCATCACCAGAAAAAGTAGGACCGCCTGCACCATAAAGACGATGCTCCGTCCACCGGGCAGGTTGGCCATCAATCCACCTAGCACCGGGCCAAAAGCTACGCCGCCGGAAGATGCCAAAAGGGTGAATCGGGAGGCCCATTCAGGCTTGGATGGAAGCAATTCACGCAGTGCAGCAGCGCTGGCACCGGTTGCTAGTGCGACGCCGGTTCCTTGAAGCCCGCGACCTAGGCACAGTTCAAAAAGGCTGGATGCTGAACCAAAAACGAAGGTTCCCGCCAGGGACACGAGTACTGCGATGACCAATGCTGCACGGCGGCCGATGTGATCAGACCAGTGTCCTACGGTGCACAAGAAGAACATCAGTGAACAGACGTAGCTGGCAAAGGCGATGGTGGTTCCCATTGCGCCTAAGTGGAGTTCTGCTTGCAATGCCGGGTACAGCGGAGTCGCGAGGTTAGCTCCGACCAAAAGCAGGAAGCTCACCGCAACCGTGATGACCAGCCGCGTGGTTAATCCTGGATTCCAAGACAGGGTGCGGTGTTGCATGGGCTGCATGCGCAGTTCACTGATGACAGACACGTTCACTCCCGGTTTCAAAGTAGCTGAGGCCTTGGGGTCCAGGATTGTCCTGAAAAGTTTTTTCCCGGTGGGGCCACTCGCTGCCCCACCGGTGAGTTGAGCGTTCTGCTTGAGTTTGTCTACTACAACAGATCGTTCTTCCACTAATATCCCTGCTTTCAAAGCAAGTAAGCATTTTTCTTGTTAGAGTTTGAGCAGTTTGGTCAAAATAGTGGCCTTCGAGAGCACCGGGAGTGAGCATATAGTGCGATTAGACGACGTAGACCTCAAAGTATTGCTCGCGCTCATCAAAGACCCACGCATTCAAATCTCTGAACTCGCCGATGAGGTGGGTATAGCCCGGAACACGGCACAGTCCCGGCTTCGACGCCTCCAACGTTCGGAAATTCTCCGCGATGGCGGTCGAGACATTGACCTCGGCAAGCTGGGCTATGACGTACTTGCGTTCGTCACCTTGGAAGTAAACCACCGTGATCTAGATACGGTGATCACCGCATTACGACAGATCCCCAACGTCTTAGAAATCCACGAGACCTCCGGCCGCGGCGACGTGTGGGTTCGTTTGATCGCCACTGACACACACCAATTACAGTCGGCGTTGCGTCAAATCTTGCGCATCAAGGGAGTGACTCGTTCGGAGACAACCTTCGCGTTACATACACATTTGGCCTACCGTTCTGCTCCCCTCCTTGAACACTATTCC
The nucleotide sequence above comes from Glutamicibacter sp. B1. Encoded proteins:
- a CDS encoding cold-shock protein; translation: MATGIVKWFNAEKGFGFIAPDSGDPDVFAHFTAIQTQGFRTLDEGQKVEFEVVEGPKGLQAADIRAL
- a CDS encoding LLM class flavin-dependent oxidoreductase; the encoded protein is MKLSILDLAPVAPGQSISDSFKSSVRLAQTAERHGYERVWYAEHHNMPTIASSATSLVISHVAHHTETIRLGSGGVMLPNHSPLVIAEQFGTLATIYGDRIDLGLGRAPGTDMTTLRALRRDPSAADSFPHDVLELQAYLAGESRVPTVQATPGAGTNVPLYILGSSLFGAKLAAQLGLPYSFASHFAPAALHEAIRVYRDEFTPSDQLSEPYVIAGVGVAAAETAEKAHEVFNVAKRHRVASFLGRNAKKEFTEAEVDMLMDTPQAEQILDMMRYTAVGTGEQVAEYLQHFATAAQADELITIHYPTQEEDRLNSVMITAEASALATAK
- a CDS encoding MFS transporter, which gives rise to MEERSVVVDKLKQNAQLTGGAASGPTGKKLFRTILDPKASATLKPGVNVSVISELRMQPMQHRTLSWNPGLTTRLVITVAVSFLLLVGANLATPLYPALQAELHLGAMGTTIAFASYVCSLMFFLCTVGHWSDHIGRRAALVIAVLVSLAGTFVFGSASSLFELCLGRGLQGTGVALATGASAAALRELLPSKPEWASRFTLLASSGGVAFGPVLGGLMANLPGGRSIVFMVQAVLLFLVMIPLVTLQARPAIAMAERGQRGKALAPRRLGIPSTARSQFWLAALVGFLSFAIFGFVLSLAPGYFAETFGLNSLWVIGLIAGLPLGVSALSQVVVRGGANLLPIGLALMAISTVLLAVAAEHEILILALLALVLVGLGQGMSFRTAFATAVDAVSDRQHAQTVSTIYLVTYLGSAVPVIALGWAVGVFGQEISILVFAICCSLLALGLGLWAMISQRTTN
- a CDS encoding Lrp/AsnC family transcriptional regulator, with the translated sequence MRLDDVDLKVLLALIKDPRIQISELADEVGIARNTAQSRLRRLQRSEILRDGGRDIDLGKLGYDVLAFVTLEVNHRDLDTVITALRQIPNVLEIHETSGRGDVWVRLIATDTHQLQSALRQILRIKGVTRSETTFALHTHLAYRSAPLLEHYSEHDH